The genomic stretch AGGATGGGAACGGTGGCAGGGTGACTGGATTCGGCAACGGTGGTCACACGCCCCCCTCACCCCAACCCTCTCCCGCAAGGGGAGAGGGAGCTAAAAACCGAAGCCCCGCACCTTGCCCCTCTACCGAATGCCATCGGGCGCGAAGCGCACGGGCGGTGACAGCGACAACGCAATGAGCAGGTACACCGCCCCTCGCTACCGTCAATCCCATGAATGCCGGCCAGGACGACATGGCGACCACCTGCCGAGCGCAGCGCTTAGCTCCCCCCTGCCCTCCGGGTAGGGGGGCTGGGGGGGTGGGAAGCTTGTCGCCAGCCCCCACCCTCACCCCGTAATCCGATCCACCTCTGCCAACTCCTCCTTGCTGAGCACCCACCCCGCCGCCGCCACATTCCCGTCGATCTGCTCGGGCTTCGTCGCCCCAGCGATCACGGAGCTGGTCACGTCGAAGGACAGCAGCCAGCTGAAGGCAAGTTCGAGCAGCGTATGCCCCCGCCCCTCGGCAAAGGAGCGCAGCTGCTCGACCACGTCCCAGTTGTGGTCATTCAGGTAGCGGCTCTGGGCGTTCTCGCTCCCGGTGATGCGGGCCCCCTCGGGCAGGGGCTGGTCGCGGCGGTACTTGCCGGTGAGCAGGCCGCTGGCCAGCGGAAAGTACGGCAGCAGGCCCAGGTTCAGTTCCGTCATGGTGGGGATCAGCTCCCGCTCGATACCGCGTACCAGCAGGCTGTGCTCATCCTGGCACGAGGTAAAGCGCGGCCAGCCGTGCTCGCGGGCAATCCGGTCGGCGTCCCGGACACCGGCCGCGTCCATGTTGGAGACCCCGATGTGCTTCACGAGCCCCTCCTGCACCGCCTCGTTCAGCGCCCCCAGGGTGTCCTCGATGGGCGTGGTGGCGTCCGGCGTGTGCAGCTGGTACAGGTCGAGATAATCGGTGCCCAGGCGCTTCAGGCTGGCCTCCAGCGCCAGGCGGACGTACTCGGGCCGCCCGCCCTTGCGGCCGTCGCCCATGTCGTGACCGAACTTGCTGGCCAGGACGATGCGGCTGCGCTCGCCCCCCAGCGCCCGGCCCAGCATCTCCTCGCTGCCGCCCCGGTTGCCGTATACGTCGGCGGTGTCGAACAGGGTGATGCCGGCGTCCAGGGCGCGGCGCACCACCACGTCCGTCCCCACCTGATCCAGGCGACCGCCGAAGTTGTTGCAGCCCAGGCCCACGGTGGAGACCTGGAGCCCGGAGTGTCCGAGGGTTCGCGTTTGCATGGGGCCATGCTAGGCGTGCCGGTATGAGCCAGGGCGGGGCCGTGGCCTTCGGAAAGCCTTGGGAGTTGTGTCCTCACCCCGCTGCGTCAGACTGTGGGGGTGCGCCGGTCTCCCCTGTCATCCTCGCCGCTGGTGCCGCCCCGCCGCACCGCGCAGGTGCGCCCCGCCCTGGCGCTGACCACCGCCCTGATCGCGGGCGTCTGGGGGCAGGAGGTCGTGGACACGGCGGTCGGCGGCAGCCTGGACGCCTACGGCATCCTGCCGCGCGATCCGGGCACCTTCTGGCACGTGCTGACCGCGCCGTTCCTGCATGCGGGGTTCCCCCATCTG from Deinococcus sp. AB2017081 encodes the following:
- a CDS encoding aldo/keto reductase, whose translation is MQTRTLGHSGLQVSTVGLGCNNFGGRLDQVGTDVVVRRALDAGITLFDTADVYGNRGGSEEMLGRALGGERSRIVLASKFGHDMGDGRKGGRPEYVRLALEASLKRLGTDYLDLYQLHTPDATTPIEDTLGALNEAVQEGLVKHIGVSNMDAAGVRDADRIAREHGWPRFTSCQDEHSLLVRGIERELIPTMTELNLGLLPYFPLASGLLTGKYRRDQPLPEGARITGSENAQSRYLNDHNWDVVEQLRSFAEGRGHTLLELAFSWLLSFDVTSSVIAGATKPEQIDGNVAAAGWVLSKEELAEVDRITG